The sequence TTCAGGGAACGGCCAATGCTGCTCCTACGGGCTGGCCGGACGGTTGTGCGAGCTGGACTGTCCCCGAGAGTAACGGTCGGGCGGCCCACTGTTCCAGCGGTAATGGCGGCCGATGGAAGGCGGTCGCCAAATGTCAGCCGTATAATGGTGAACCGGCCATTGAGTGGGACTCTAATTCCTGGTCCACCAGTGGGGCTTCATTGGCCTTCTGTCCGCCGATGACTTACGTAATTGGCGGCACGTTCTGGACTCGGTCCTATTAGGGCTTCGAGCCGTTCTCTATTGCTTGGCGCCAAGCCCGAACGGGTTGACGGTGATCGGTCGGGCGGAGGTGGGGTGCTGCCCGTAGTTGGAGGTGTGAACCGCCACACTGTCCCTCGAACGTGCTGAGATCGGTGCCGCAAGTGCCCGTTGAAATGCGGCAAGCCGCTAGATGCGCGCTTTCGCCATGGTGCTGTGTACTCGGTTGCGACCGCAGCCGTGGTGCTGGAGTGTCCGATGAAGGTGCCGGGGTACTCGTCGAGCGCGCTGCCGATCAGGCCTAACCGGTGAGGACCGGCCGCCGTGGGGCGGCTTGACACCCACGACGCTGCTTGTGCCGAGTGATGCAGTGTCCGAACAAGAGTGTGGTGCGGCGGATGAGATCCGCCGCACCACACCGCCGTGCTTGTGTACTGACCGAGTGTCAGCTGTCTGCTCCCGCGTGCCGCCTCTGCGTAACGTAGCAGTTCCGGCCTCGCTGGTCGGCTACTCGTGTCAGGGGGCCTTGCCCACGCCGGCCGCACCGCCCGCGTCGACCTCGGCCACATCGCCCTCGACCACGGCGCCGGTGCCCCTCTTCGACTGCCGCAGTCGCCTCTCCAGCCAGGAGGCCAGGGTGGTGAGGGTGAAGTTCACGGCGATGTAGATCAGGGCGATCACGACCATGGTCGCGATCGTGTTGCTGTAGTTGGCGGCGATCTGCCGGTTCATCGACATGAGGTCGGCGAACCCGAGGAAGGCGCCGCCGAGTGCGGTGTCCTTGAGGATCACCACGAGCTGGCTGACCAGCGCGGGCAGCATCGCAGTGACGGCTTGGGGGACCAGGACGTACATCATTGTCTGACCCTTGCGCATGCCGATCGCCTTGGCCGCGTCGGCCTGGCCACGAGGCAGCGACAGGATGCCGGCACGAACGATCTCGGCGATGACGGAGGCGTTGTACAGGACGAGTCCTGTGACAACCGCATACAGCGGCCGCAGATCGGAGCTGACGGTGCCGAGCAGTACGTAGAGGGCCGAACTGAAGATCATCAGGATGAGGACCGGGATGGCACGGAAGAACTCCACCAGCGCGCCGACCGGGACACGGACCCATGCGTGGTCGGAGAGCCGCGCGATGCCGAGGATCGCGCCCAGCGGCAGCGCGATCACCATGGCGATCAGGCCTGCCTTGAGGGTCTCACCGAGGCCGGGAAGCAGGAACGTCGTCCAGATCTGGCTGTCGGTGATGAACGGGGTCCACTTGTCGGCGTCGAGCTGGTTCTTCTCCGCCATGCGGGCGAGGACCCACCACAGAGCCAGCGCGACGAGCACCAGGAAGACGCCGGTGTAGATCCAGTTGCGGACCTTGGCCTTGGGGCCGGGTGTGTCGTACAGAATGGAGCTCATCGCTTCACCGCCACTCGCTTGGCCACCCAGCCCAGAAGCAGGCCGGTGGGCAGGGTCAGCAAGACGAAGCCGAGGGCGAAGACCCCGAAGACCGCGAAGAGCGCGTCCGCCTCGTTCTCCAGCATTTCCTTCATCAGCAGGGCCGCTTCGGCCACACCGATGGTCGCCGCCACGGTGGTGTTCTTGGTGAGGGCGATCAGTACGTTGGCGAGCGGTCCGATGACCGCCCGAAAGGCCTGAGGGAGCACGATCAGGCGGAGTACCTGGAAGAAGCTCAGCCCCAGTGCGCGGGCCGCTTCAGCCTGGCCGACGGGCACGGTGTTGATGCCGGAGCGCAGGGCCTCGCAGACGAAGGTGCCGGTGTAGGCGATCAGTCCGAGGACCGCGAGCCGGAAGCCGGCCTCCTTGGAGGTGTCTCCACCCAAGTTGATGCCGAGGGTCTGGTACAGGCCCAGTGAGCAGCCGAGGACCAGCAATGTCAGCGGTGTGTTGCGCACGGTGTTGACGTACGCGGTTCCGAATGCCCGCATCAGCGGGACCGGACTGACCCGCATCCCAGCCAGCAGGACGCCCCAGATCAGGGACCCGACCGCCGAGTAGAGGGTGAGCTGAACCGTCACCCAGAAGGCTCCGAGCACGTCGTACTGCCCGGAATCAAGAAAATCGAACACGATGCCCTGCGCTCTCCCCAGGATGGCCGGTGAGGTGCGCCGCCGCCCGCGGCAGGCGGGCGGCGACGCTCCTCACCGATGAATCAGCTGCCTTCGGTGATCTGCGGGGCAGGCTCGGCCTTGTAGCCGGCGGGGCCGAGGTTCGCGTCCACGGCCTTCTGCCATGAGCCGTCCTCGACCATCTTCTTGAGCGCTGCGTTGACCTTGGTCTGCAGCTCCTTGTCGCCCTTCTTCAGGCCGATGCCGTACGGCTCGTCGCTCAGCTTCAGTCCGGCCAGCTTGAACTTGCCCTTGTTCTTCTCCTGAGCGGCGTAGCCGGCCAGGATCGAGCCATCGGTGGTCAGTGCGTCGACGGCCTTGCTCTCGAGACCGGTCAGGCACTCGGAGTACCCGGGGTACTCCTGCAGGTCGGCCTCAGGGGCCAGCTTGGTCTTGACGTTCTGCGCGGAGGTGGAGCCGGTGACCGAGCAGAGCTTCTTCTTGTTGAGGTCCTCGGCCTTGGTGATCGACGTGTCGTCGGCGCGGACCAGCAGGTCCTGGTGGGCCAGGAAGTACGGGCCTGCGAAGTCGACCTTCGCCTTGCGCTTGTCGTTGATCGTGTAAGTAGCTACGACCAGCTTGACGTCACCGTTCGAGATCAGGTTCTCGCGCTCGGCGCTGACGGCCTGCTTGAACTCGATCTGGTCCGGCTGGTAGCCGAGCTCCTTGGCGACGTAGGTCGCGACGTCGACGTCCAAGCCGGTGAACTTGCCGTCCGGGGTCTTGAGACCCAGACCGGGCTGGTCGTACTTGATGCCGATGACGATCTTGTCCTTCTTGGCGCCACCGGACGCACCGCCGTCACTGGCGGCGTCCTTGTCGCCGCCGCCACACGCGGTCGCGGTCAGGGCAAGGGCGACGGCGACGGCCGCGGCCGCAGCGGCCTTGGAGATCTTCATGGTGAACTTCCCTCGGATGAGACGTTGTTGAACGACGAGCGACGCTTGCGGCGCACGCGCGGCCGACAGGAACGATCCGGCGGTGATCCGCATACGGATGACTACCAGACGTGAACCTCAGTGGTGCAGGATCTTCGACAGGAAGTCCTTGGCGCGGTCACTGCGCGGGTTGCTGAAGAACTGCTCGGGGGTGGCCTCTTCGACGATCTTGCCGTCGGCCATGAAGACGACCCGGTTGGCCGCCGAGCGGGCGAAGCCCATCTCGTGCGTGACGACCACCATGGTCATCCCCTCGCGGGCGAGCTGCTGCATGACCTCCAGCACCTCGTTGATCATCTCCGGGTCCAGGGCCGAGGTCGGCTCGTCGAAGAGCATCACCTTCGGCTCCATGGCCAGCGCCCGGGCGATGGCCACACGCTGCTGCTGACCGCCGGACAGCTGCGCCGGGTACTTGTCGGCCTGCGAGCCGACGCCCACCCGCTCCAGCAGGGACAGCGCCTTCGCGTGGGCCGCGGCCTGGTCGGTCTTGCGGACCTTGAGCTGGCCCAGCATGACGTTCTGCAGCACCGTCTTGTGCGCGAAGAGGTTGAACGACTGGAAGACCATGCCGACGTCGGCGCGCAGCCGGGCCAGTTCCTTGCCCTCGGAGGGCAGTTCCTTGCCGTCGAGCGTGATCGTGCCCGAGTCGATGGTCTCCAGGCGGTTGATGGTCCGGCACAGCGTGGACTTGCCCGATCCCGAGGGACCGATCACCACGACTACCTCACCGCGGGCAATGCTCAGATCGATGTCCTGAAGCACGTGCAGCGCGCCGAAGTGCTTGTTGACGTTGCTCAGTACGACCAGGTCGTCTGCGGCACCGGCCGCGTCCTGCACGTCCTTGGTCACTGATACTCCGCTCATCGGCTTCTTGCTCCGTCCTCCTCGGTTGGGAGGACAGTAGTGACGTGACGCGCACAACGTCATCACATCTGAGGGAGAATTGAGGATAACGATCCGGCCTCTTCCGGATACGCTCCGTGCGCGGTGCCCGCGTGGTCGATCATGTCCGCGTACCGGGTGCATAACGGAAGGCGCGCCGGGGCGGGACCCCCTTGACGTGGGAGTCAGCATCGGCGTGGATGCATGGTGGCCCTCCGTGCGGCCCCACGTGTGACCATGCGTGGTGAAATCCGAGTGGGAGAAGAGGAGAGGGGGACGGTATGAGACTGCTGCTCGTCGAGGACGACGACCACGTCGCGGCAGCCCTGTCCGCGATCCTCGCCCGCCACGGCTTCCAGGTCACCCACGCCCGCAACGGTGAAGAGGCCCTGCAGGCGCTCCTGCCCGCCGGCACGCCGACCGGCCCCCAGCCCTACGGCGTGATCCTGCTCGACCTCGGCCTGCCCGACCAGGACGGCTACGAGGTGTGCGGCAAGATCCGCAAGCGCACCGCCACGCCCGTGATCATGGTGACGGCGCGGGCCGACGTGCGCTCCCGCATCCACGGCCTGAACATGGGCGCCGACGACTACGTGGTCAAGCCCTACGACACCGGCGAGCTCCTCGCCCGTATCCACGCCGTCGCCCGGCGCACCGGAGCCGCCGACGAGGCCGCCGCCCCCGGCTCCGGCACGCCCACCACGGTCCACCTCGGCTCCGTCAGCATCGAGCTGCCCAACCGCCGGGTCAGCGTGGACGGCGCCGACGTACCCCTCACCCGCAAGGAGTTCGACCTGCTGGCCCTGCTCGCGCAGCGGCCCGGAGTCGTCTTCCGACGCGAGCAGATCATCAGCGAGGTGTGGCGCACCAGCTGGGAGGGGACCGGGCGCACCCTGGAGGTCCACGTCGCCTCGCTGCGCTCCAAGCTGCGCATGCCCGCCCTCATCGAGACCGTCCGTGGGGTGGGCTACCGGCTCGTCACCCCGGCCGCTCCCTAGGGGCCCTCCGCCGTGCGTGCCCGTCTGCTCCCCCTGCTCATCATCCTGATGGCGGGCACACTGCTCGCCCTCGGTTTCCCGCTCGCCGTGAGCCTGGCCGCCGGGCAGCAGCAGCGGGTGGTGGTCGACCGGATCGACGACAGCGCCCGCTTCGCCGCCCTCGCCCAGTTCGTCATCGACGCCGAGGGCTCCGGATCCACCGGCGCCGCCGAGCGCCGCGACACCCTGGGCAAGGAACTCGCCCGCTACCAGACCCTCTACGGAATCCGCGCCGGCATCTTCTTCCGCGACGACAACGCCCTCGTCCGGTCCCCGAGCTGGTGGACCCTCCCGCAATCCCGGGAGGGCCGCAAGGCCCTGTTGGACGCGCTGGCCGGCCGGCGCAGCCATGATCCGCCGCAGGTGTGGCCCTGGCAGACCGACGGCAAACTGCTCGTCGTCTCCCCGGTCGTCCTCGACGGCGACGTGGTCGCGGTCGTCGCCACCGAATCACCGACCGACCAGATGCGCGGCCGGATCCTGAGGGGCTGGCTGCTGATCGCGGGCGGCCTCGCCGCAGCCATGCTGGTCGCCTTCGGCGCCGCCCTCAGGCTCACCAGCTGGGTGCTCAAGCCCGTGCAGACCCTGGACGCGGCCGCCCACGGCATCGCCACCGGACGGATGAACTCGCGCGTCGCGGCCGCCGGCGGCCCCCCGGAACTCCAACGCCTGGCCCACTCGTTCAACGAGATGGCCGACAACGTCGAAGAGGTCCTGGAACAGCAGCGGGCGTTCGTCGCCGACGCCTCCCACCAACTGCGCAACCCGCTCGCGGCGCTGCTCCTGCGGATCGAACTGCTCGCCCTCGAACTGCCCGAGGGCAACGAGGAGATCGCATCCGTGCGCACCGAGGGCAAGCGCCTGACCCAGGTCCTGGACGACCTGCTGGACCTGGCGCTGGCCGAGCACGCCTCCGCCGAGATCAGCCTCACCGACATCGGCGCCCTGACGGCCGAGCGGGTCGCCGCGTGGCGCCCGTACGCCGAGGAGAAGGGCGTACGGATCACCGAGACGGGCCGGACCGCCATCACCGGCTGGGCCGACCCCATCGCCCTGTCCAGCGCCCTCGACGCCGTCATCGACAACGCCCTCAAATTCACCCCCACGGGCGAGGAGGTCGACGTGTCCGTCTCCACGGCGGGGCGTTCCGTCCGCGTGGTCGTCGCCGACCGTGGCCCCGGCCTCACCGAGGACGAGTTGCTGCGCGTCGGCGACCGGTTCTGGCGCAGCGGCCGCCACCAGAACATCAAGGGCTCCGGGCTCGGCCTGTCGATCTCCCGGGCCCTGCTCGCCGCCGGCGGCGGGTCCCTCTCCTACGAGAAGAACCCGCCGCACGGGCTGCGGGTGACGGTGGCCGTCCCGCGCACCGACCCCCAGGGCGCCTGAGCCCGAGCGTGAGTACCGGCCCCGGCCCCGGCCTCGGGCCCGGGCCGGAGGCGCCGGCTACCAGACGAGGGTGGTGCGGGCCGCCTCCGACACCGCGTACAGCTCGTCGACGGCCCGGACCTCGAAGGCCGCCGCCCGCTCCCGCCCGGCGCGCGGGACGGCGGGCAGGTACAGGGCGGTGCCGCAGGTGCCCCCGAGGAAGCGCCGGGTGCCGTCCGGGAGGATCCGCCACACCTCGTGGTGGCGCGGCCGCCCGTCGGGACCGGCCGCCGCCCGCCAGGACAGGCGCAGCCAGGCCCGACCATCCTGTCGGGCCGAGGCGTCCACGACCGGAGCCGTGGGCGGGGCCGGGCGCCGGGTGCGGGTCCCGTCGTGCACCGACAGGGCGCCGATCCGCCACACCACCGGCTTCCTCCCGGGCGCGGTGATCCGTACCGCAAGGCCGTACGCGGTCCTGCCCGCCAGTGCCGCGAGCCCGGCCCGCGTCGTGCGCCAGCCCTGCCCGCTGTCCCGGGTCCGGGCCGGCACCCACGTGTACGGGACCGGCTCGCCGGGGCCGGACGGCTCGCGGACGGCCACGCCGACCTCCACCGTGACCGGCTCCGACGACCCGGTGGCGTGCACCAGTTCCAGGACCGCCCCGCGGGTCAACGCCAGCCGCGTCGCATGCAACCCGATGGTCACCGGCGCGGTCGGGACACCCGCCACCAGCAGGCTGGAGCCGCCGCGCCAGGCGTCCGCGAAGTCCAGGGTGACCGAGGGCCGCGCCCCCGCGGTGTCCACCGCCCAGCGGCGGCCCGGGAGCCGGTCCTGGAGCCCGAGGTGGTTCCAGGGGACGTCCGAGACGACCCTGCCGCCGTCGAACCAGCGCAGTCCGTGCCCGGTGTTGAAGGAGCAGGCGAAAGGGAGACCGGTGACGGTGGACCGGTCGGCGACGACCGTGGCGGGAGCCCGCCAACCGGAATCCGGTGCGGGTGCGGGCCGCGACGGGTCCAGGGACTCGCCCGTCCAGAACCGGTCGTCGGCGCGGTGGAAGGCCCCGGGGGAGCGGTCCGTGAGGTGGTTGCGGGTCCACTCGGGCCGGTAGAAGCCGTAGCCGACGACGTGATCGCGCTCGCGCGGGACGATCGCGTCCCAGTCCACGACCGAGTCCCAGCCGCGGGACTCGGTGTCCACGGCGGCCCACAGCTCGTGGCGGGAGCGGCCGAGACGGTCGGCGAGCGCGCCCGAGGCGGCCAGGGTCTGCGGGGTCCAGCGGAAGTCCACGAACATCGTGTCCGCGACCTTCCCGGCCCGGTCCTCGAAGAACTCCTGGTTGAGCGCGTTGAGGGCGCCCTGCCAGCCCACCCGACCGGTGCTGTTCATGGCGTCGTACCAGGTGATGCGCAGGCCGTGGGGCTCGCCGCCGGCCCGCAGGGCGCGCAGGAACTCCCGCATCCGGGTGGCCAGCGCGCTGTCCCCGCCGTCGGTCTCGGCGTTCACGAACCAGCCGTCGAAGCCGTACGTCCGCGCCACCTCGACGAGCTTGTCGGC comes from Streptomyces virginiae and encodes:
- a CDS encoding response regulator transcription factor — protein: MRLLLVEDDDHVAAALSAILARHGFQVTHARNGEEALQALLPAGTPTGPQPYGVILLDLGLPDQDGYEVCGKIRKRTATPVIMVTARADVRSRIHGLNMGADDYVVKPYDTGELLARIHAVARRTGAADEAAAPGSGTPTTVHLGSVSIELPNRRVSVDGADVPLTRKEFDLLALLAQRPGVVFRREQIISEVWRTSWEGTGRTLEVHVASLRSKLRMPALIETVRGVGYRLVTPAAP
- a CDS encoding ATP-binding protein is translated as MRARLLPLLIILMAGTLLALGFPLAVSLAAGQQQRVVVDRIDDSARFAALAQFVIDAEGSGSTGAAERRDTLGKELARYQTLYGIRAGIFFRDDNALVRSPSWWTLPQSREGRKALLDALAGRRSHDPPQVWPWQTDGKLLVVSPVVLDGDVVAVVATESPTDQMRGRILRGWLLIAGGLAAAMLVAFGAALRLTSWVLKPVQTLDAAAHGIATGRMNSRVAAAGGPPELQRLAHSFNEMADNVEEVLEQQRAFVADASHQLRNPLAALLLRIELLALELPEGNEEIASVRTEGKRLTQVLDDLLDLALAEHASAEISLTDIGALTAERVAAWRPYAEEKGVRITETGRTAITGWADPIALSSALDAVIDNALKFTPTGEEVDVSVSTAGRSVRVVVADRGPGLTEDELLRVGDRFWRSGRHQNIKGSGLGLSISRALLAAGGGSLSYEKNPPHGLRVTVAVPRTDPQGA
- a CDS encoding amino acid ABC transporter permease is translated as MSSILYDTPGPKAKVRNWIYTGVFLVLVALALWWVLARMAEKNQLDADKWTPFITDSQIWTTFLLPGLGETLKAGLIAMVIALPLGAILGIARLSDHAWVRVPVGALVEFFRAIPVLILMIFSSALYVLLGTVSSDLRPLYAVVTGLVLYNASVIAEIVRAGILSLPRGQADAAKAIGMRKGQTMMYVLVPQAVTAMLPALVSQLVVILKDTALGGAFLGFADLMSMNRQIAANYSNTIATMVVIALIYIAVNFTLTTLASWLERRLRQSKRGTGAVVEGDVAEVDAGGAAGVGKAP
- a CDS encoding amino acid ABC transporter ATP-binding protein, with the protein product MSGVSVTKDVQDAAGAADDLVVLSNVNKHFGALHVLQDIDLSIARGEVVVVIGPSGSGKSTLCRTINRLETIDSGTITLDGKELPSEGKELARLRADVGMVFQSFNLFAHKTVLQNVMLGQLKVRKTDQAAAHAKALSLLERVGVGSQADKYPAQLSGGQQQRVAIARALAMEPKVMLFDEPTSALDPEMINEVLEVMQQLAREGMTMVVVTHEMGFARSAANRVVFMADGKIVEEATPEQFFSNPRSDRAKDFLSKILHH
- a CDS encoding amino acid ABC transporter permease; this translates as MFDFLDSGQYDVLGAFWVTVQLTLYSAVGSLIWGVLLAGMRVSPVPLMRAFGTAYVNTVRNTPLTLLVLGCSLGLYQTLGINLGGDTSKEAGFRLAVLGLIAYTGTFVCEALRSGINTVPVGQAEAARALGLSFFQVLRLIVLPQAFRAVIGPLANVLIALTKNTTVAATIGVAEAALLMKEMLENEADALFAVFGVFALGFVLLTLPTGLLLGWVAKRVAVKR
- a CDS encoding endo-beta-N-acetylglucosaminidase, giving the protein MPETDNGVDPRTPPAAIRPTRRRVLATGAGAAAVLGLAGRARAAAAPPRLPEGTPALGAPGQAAVEAPIQASAPADLAPYASYWFPDSLPSGTPGPGIVWRSLSRWTPESDPDLAHNASTVPLARRFTPVPANRTARAGQARIASLVSFGPTAGNPSQGSPTADHYALTHWAYIDELVFWGGSAGEGIVLAPNAPVVDAAHRNGVRVLGNVFLPPVAYGGDLRWTHDLVRRDSLGRFPIADKLVEVARTYGFDGWFVNAETDGGDSALATRMREFLRALRAGGEPHGLRITWYDAMNSTGRVGWQGALNALNQEFFEDRAGKVADTMFVDFRWTPQTLAASGALADRLGRSRHELWAAVDTESRGWDSVVDWDAIVPRERDHVVGYGFYRPEWTRNHLTDRSPGAFHRADDRFWTGESLDPSRPAPAPDSGWRAPATVVADRSTVTGLPFACSFNTGHGLRWFDGGRVVSDVPWNHLGLQDRLPGRRWAVDTAGARPSVTLDFADAWRGGSSLLVAGVPTAPVTIGLHATRLALTRGAVLELVHATGSSEPVTVEVGVAVREPSGPGEPVPYTWVPARTRDSGQGWRTTRAGLAALAGRTAYGLAVRITAPGRKPVVWRIGALSVHDGTRTRRPAPPTAPVVDASARQDGRAWLRLSWRAAAGPDGRPRHHEVWRILPDGTRRFLGGTCGTALYLPAVPRAGRERAAAFEVRAVDELYAVSEAARTTLVW
- a CDS encoding glutamate ABC transporter substrate-binding protein produces the protein MKISKAAAAAAVAVALALTATACGGGDKDAASDGGASGGAKKDKIVIGIKYDQPGLGLKTPDGKFTGLDVDVATYVAKELGYQPDQIEFKQAVSAERENLISNGDVKLVVATYTINDKRKAKVDFAGPYFLAHQDLLVRADDTSITKAEDLNKKKLCSVTGSTSAQNVKTKLAPEADLQEYPGYSECLTGLESKAVDALTTDGSILAGYAAQEKNKGKFKLAGLKLSDEPYGIGLKKGDKELQTKVNAALKKMVEDGSWQKAVDANLGPAGYKAEPAPQITEGS